The Myxococcaceae bacterium JPH2 genome contains a region encoding:
- a CDS encoding aminotransferase class V-fold PLP-dependent enzyme, giving the protein MTRPLESYRAEFPVLQEQLYLNHAGVAPTSLRAASAVRGWMEDLVHTGIQHERGWEAHCEKVRGMAARLIGAAPDEVAFVRNTSHGLGLVAEGLDWRPGDEVVVATRLEYPSNVYPWLHLRDRGVVVRDIETPAGGVTPEAVAASLTSRTRLVAVSSVQFATGYRTDLDALGAVCERAGALLCVDGIQSVGCVPVDVKKSRAHFLSADSHKWMLGIAGIGILYVARDVLPRVRPVLVGWRSTTDAWNFNRSHFELRPDALKFEEGSAAYTGIYALGAALELLLEVGVDRIAERIGQLVSRLEAGLRDLGCDVGPAPEHRAGILTFLPPGADPRALSTWLSERKVAHSVRRGRIRLSPHFYNTPEEMDRVVSWVREFAHP; this is encoded by the coding sequence ATGACCCGCCCCCTCGAGTCCTACCGCGCCGAGTTCCCTGTCCTACAGGAGCAGCTCTACCTGAATCACGCGGGCGTGGCGCCCACGAGCCTGCGCGCCGCGAGCGCCGTGCGTGGCTGGATGGAGGACCTGGTGCATACCGGCATCCAGCACGAGCGCGGCTGGGAGGCCCACTGCGAGAAGGTCCGAGGCATGGCCGCGCGGCTCATCGGTGCCGCGCCGGACGAAGTGGCCTTCGTGCGCAACACCAGCCACGGCCTGGGCCTGGTGGCCGAGGGACTCGACTGGCGTCCCGGTGACGAGGTCGTGGTGGCCACCCGCCTGGAGTACCCCTCCAATGTCTATCCCTGGCTCCACCTGCGCGACCGCGGCGTGGTGGTGCGCGACATCGAGACGCCCGCGGGCGGAGTCACGCCGGAGGCAGTGGCCGCCTCGCTCACCTCGCGCACGCGGTTGGTGGCCGTGTCGTCCGTGCAGTTCGCGACGGGGTACCGCACGGACCTCGATGCGCTCGGGGCGGTGTGCGAACGCGCGGGCGCGTTGTTGTGCGTGGACGGCATCCAGAGCGTGGGCTGCGTGCCGGTGGACGTGAAGAAGTCTCGCGCGCACTTCCTCAGCGCGGACAGCCACAAGTGGATGCTGGGCATCGCGGGCATCGGCATCCTCTACGTGGCGCGCGACGTCCTGCCGCGCGTGCGCCCGGTGCTGGTGGGCTGGCGCAGCACCACGGACGCGTGGAACTTCAATCGCAGCCACTTCGAGCTGCGCCCGGACGCGCTGAAGTTCGAGGAGGGCAGCGCGGCCTACACCGGCATCTACGCGCTGGGCGCGGCGCTGGAGCTGTTGCTGGAGGTGGGGGTGGACCGCATCGCCGAGCGCATCGGCCAGCTCGTCTCGCGGCTGGAGGCGGGCCTTCGCGACCTGGGCTGCGACGTGGGGCCCGCGCCCGAACACCGCGCGGGCATCCTCACCTTCCTGCCGCCCGGCGCGGATCCGCGCGCGCTCAGCACCTGGTTGTCCGAGCGCAAGGTGGCGCATTCCGTGCGGCGCGGGCGCATCCGCCTGTCGCCGCACTTCTACAACACGCCAGAGGAGATGGACCGGGTGGTGAGCTGGGTGCGCGAGTTCGCGCACCCCTGA
- a CDS encoding biotin-dependent carboxyltransferase family protein gives MNGWLDITGMGAPVTVQDGGRPGQMHHGVPSGGPLVPELLVAANRAVGNPRGAAALESYGRLALRVRGRAARISVDGRSFTVADGETFTVPAPESLAVRYVAVDGGIAVPEVLGGRGTLLVANLGGHQGRALRPGDALPLGAGNGPPDAQSPEVSLDAQAPVRVTAGPDLERFDATALPLLVGTDFTVSTLSDRVGMRLRGAAIPHGDEGTGTSRPMARGAIQVTLSGEPIVLGPDHPTTGGYPLIAVVIRADWGRLAARRPGAHVRFASVSVEEAREAWTHRAAELGLSTER, from the coding sequence ATGAACGGCTGGCTGGACATCACCGGAATGGGTGCGCCGGTCACGGTGCAGGATGGCGGGCGCCCCGGGCAGATGCACCACGGCGTCCCCTCCGGAGGGCCCTTGGTTCCGGAGTTGCTCGTGGCGGCCAACCGCGCGGTGGGCAATCCCCGAGGCGCGGCGGCGCTCGAATCCTACGGGCGGCTGGCGCTGCGAGTGCGCGGCCGCGCGGCCCGCATCTCCGTGGACGGGCGCTCGTTCACGGTGGCGGATGGCGAGACCTTCACCGTCCCCGCCCCCGAGTCCCTCGCCGTGCGCTACGTCGCGGTGGACGGAGGCATCGCGGTGCCCGAGGTGTTGGGAGGACGGGGCACGCTGCTCGTCGCGAACCTGGGCGGGCATCAGGGGCGCGCCCTGCGCCCGGGAGACGCGCTCCCCCTCGGCGCCGGCAATGGTCCGCCCGACGCTCAATCCCCCGAGGTGAGCCTGGACGCGCAGGCCCCTGTGCGAGTCACCGCGGGGCCGGACCTGGAGCGCTTCGACGCCACGGCGCTGCCGCTGCTGGTGGGCACGGACTTCACCGTGTCCACGCTGAGTGACCGGGTGGGCATGCGGCTGCGCGGTGCCGCCATTCCCCATGGCGATGAAGGCACGGGTACGTCGAGGCCCATGGCGCGCGGGGCCATCCAGGTGACGTTGTCCGGAGAGCCCATCGTGCTCGGGCCGGATCACCCCACGACGGGAGGCTATCCGCTCATCGCCGTCGTCATCCGCGCGGACTGGGGACGGCTCGCCGCGCGCCGCCCCGGCGCCCACGTGCGCTTCGCGTCCGTGTCCGTCGAAGAAGCACGAGAAGCGTGGACCCACCGCGCCGCCGAGCTGGGCCTGTCCACCGAGCGCTGA
- a CDS encoding sigma 54-interacting transcriptional regulator, translated as MSDERMAGRAEVAKDARELVELATTEEGVGELLRRGLDWLTRVVPFDLATLFLLKGGRLEAVAARGPLANTRVRQHVLELADFPSLKHALESRRARAFTEEDHAHGDGDPFDGVLDLPAGHSCMVVPLCAGERAYGVLTLDRAECVAYPQPVVDLVEVYGQMLATAIQSAEQRANFERLHRQDHEHAKLLESQLGGDSEGILETSLNQAMRDLAMRARQVAETDTPVLILGETGTGKERLARAIHRWSSRADQPFVTINCAAIPAGLLESELFGHVKGAFTGATRDRAGRFQMANGGTLLLDEVGELPVELQAKLLRALQEKAFEPVGSDKTVRADVRILAATHVELQQAIANKRFREDLYYRLSVFPLRLPPLRERREDLPQLCAFLLEEQARRTGRRGMRVTPDGLERLATYDWPGNLRELANALERATILTKRPELGRESFDLPSRGSAPAPAEVAAPAAGESAPKAGSVATLAAVQREHILRVLSLTRGRVYGPGGAAALLGLKPSTLQSRMKKLGIARLEQFVVDEA; from the coding sequence ATGTCGGATGAACGGATGGCGGGCCGCGCCGAGGTGGCGAAGGATGCTCGGGAGCTGGTGGAGCTGGCAACCACGGAAGAAGGCGTGGGGGAACTGCTCCGTCGAGGATTGGACTGGTTGACCCGGGTGGTGCCGTTCGACCTGGCGACGCTCTTCTTGTTGAAGGGCGGCCGGTTGGAGGCGGTGGCGGCGCGTGGGCCGCTGGCGAACACGCGGGTGCGGCAGCACGTGCTGGAGCTGGCGGACTTCCCGTCGCTGAAGCACGCGTTGGAGTCGCGGCGCGCGCGGGCCTTCACGGAAGAGGACCACGCGCATGGAGACGGCGACCCGTTCGATGGGGTGTTGGACCTGCCGGCGGGGCACTCGTGCATGGTGGTGCCGTTGTGCGCGGGTGAGCGCGCCTATGGTGTGCTGACGTTGGACCGCGCCGAGTGCGTGGCGTACCCGCAGCCCGTGGTGGACCTGGTGGAGGTGTACGGCCAGATGCTGGCCACCGCCATCCAGAGCGCCGAGCAGCGCGCCAACTTCGAGCGACTGCACCGCCAGGACCATGAGCACGCGAAGCTGCTCGAGTCGCAGCTCGGTGGGGACTCCGAAGGCATCCTGGAGACGTCGCTGAACCAGGCCATGCGCGACTTGGCCATGCGCGCGCGGCAGGTGGCGGAGACGGACACGCCGGTGTTGATTCTGGGAGAGACGGGCACGGGCAAGGAGCGGCTCGCGCGCGCCATCCACCGTTGGAGTTCGCGAGCGGATCAGCCCTTCGTCACCATCAACTGCGCGGCCATTCCCGCGGGCCTGTTGGAGAGCGAGCTGTTCGGCCACGTGAAGGGCGCGTTCACCGGAGCGACGCGCGACCGCGCCGGGCGCTTCCAGATGGCGAACGGCGGCACGCTGTTGTTGGACGAGGTGGGCGAGCTGCCGGTGGAGCTGCAGGCCAAGCTGTTGCGTGCGCTCCAGGAGAAGGCCTTCGAGCCCGTGGGCAGCGACAAGACGGTGCGCGCGGACGTGCGCATCCTGGCGGCCACGCATGTGGAGTTGCAGCAGGCCATCGCGAACAAGCGCTTCCGCGAGGACTTGTACTACCGCCTGAGCGTCTTCCCGTTGCGGCTGCCTCCGCTGCGCGAGCGGCGCGAGGACCTTCCTCAGTTGTGCGCCTTCTTGTTGGAGGAGCAGGCGCGGCGCACGGGGCGCAGGGGCATGCGGGTGACGCCGGATGGGCTGGAGCGTCTGGCGACCTATGACTGGCCCGGCAACCTGCGCGAGCTGGCGAACGCGCTGGAGCGCGCCACCATCCTCACGAAGCGGCCCGAGCTGGGGCGCGAGTCGTTCGACCTTCCCTCGCGGGGAAGCGCGCCAGCACCCGCGGAGGTCGCCGCGCCTGCGGCAGGGGAGTCCGCGCCGAAGGCGGGCTCGGTGGCCACGCTGGCGGCGGTGCAGCGCGAACACATCTTGCGAGTGCTCAGTCTGACGCGCGGGCGCGTGTACGGGCCGGGCGGTGCCGCGGCGCTGCTCGGGCTGAAGCCGTCCACGCTCCAGAGCCGGATGAAGAAGCTCGGCATCGCGCGACTGGAGCAGTTCGTGGTCGACGAGGCGTGA
- a CDS encoding amino acid ABC transporter ATP-binding protein, which translates to MALVEVRNLHKRFGAVDVLRGVDLTVQPGEVVVFVGPSGCGKSTLLRCLCGLELPSEGEVMVGGVPVRDDAAALQALHRRVGMVFQRFHLFPHLSALQNVTLAPRKVLGMPDAEAEVLGRRMLSMVHLGDRVDAYPAQLSGGQQQRVAIARALAMKPELMLFDEPTSALDPELVGEVLEVMRELAREGMTMCVVTHEMGFAADVAHRVLFLDGGRVVEEGTPQQVLREPKQPRTREFLARLLQR; encoded by the coding sequence ATGGCGCTCGTCGAAGTCCGCAACCTGCACAAGCGCTTCGGGGCGGTGGACGTCCTGCGTGGCGTGGACCTCACCGTTCAACCGGGCGAGGTGGTGGTGTTCGTCGGCCCGTCCGGATGTGGAAAGTCCACGCTGCTTCGGTGCCTGTGTGGCCTGGAGCTGCCGTCCGAAGGCGAAGTGATGGTGGGTGGAGTGCCCGTGCGAGATGACGCCGCGGCGCTCCAGGCCCTGCATCGCCGAGTGGGCATGGTGTTCCAGCGCTTCCACCTGTTCCCGCACCTCAGCGCGTTGCAGAACGTGACGCTGGCGCCGCGCAAGGTGCTGGGCATGCCCGATGCGGAGGCCGAGGTGTTGGGCCGGCGCATGCTGTCGATGGTGCATCTGGGCGATCGCGTGGACGCATACCCGGCGCAGCTCTCGGGTGGGCAGCAGCAGCGGGTGGCCATTGCTCGCGCGCTGGCGATGAAGCCGGAGCTGATGCTCTTCGATGAGCCCACGAGCGCGCTGGACCCCGAGCTGGTGGGCGAGGTGCTGGAGGTCATGCGCGAGCTGGCGCGCGAGGGCATGACCATGTGCGTGGTGACGCACGAGATGGGCTTCGCCGCGGACGTGGCTCACCGCGTGCTCTTCCTCGACGGAGGCCGCGTGGTGGAGGAAGGCACGCCGCAGCAGGTGCTTCGCGAGCCGAAGCAGCCGCGTACCCGTGAGTTCCTCGCGCGCCTGCTCCAGCGCTGA
- a CDS encoding LamB/YcsF family protein, giving the protein MMGCLLNIDLGELPDEDPRLYALAHVANIACGGHAGDDASMRHALAQCERHGTHVGAHPSFEDREGFGRRTLDVAPDVLGQQVAEQCTRLARLASERGQRVAFAKPHGALYHAAHATPAIARAVVAGLIRALGPDLTLIGPPQGALWDAAREASLAYLREGFADRGTRPDGSLIPRGQPGAVLTDLARVRENASRLAKSGAVETLCVHGDTPGAVTLATEVRAGLDALAIREDPLGECALRLTLPEGLDGGRAQETLRALPHVVDCVLTEDHVSVYFAPDAPPEEPRLVLARLRLLPAVEQPHPRVTLRVRYDGPDLAKVAEHGGLTVDEVARRHAAREYTVRCVGFLPGFAYLGEVDPSIACPRLASPRARVPALSVGIAGARTGVYPFTSPGGWNLVGTALDFTAFDSERGAVLRPGDRVRFEQVDA; this is encoded by the coding sequence ATGATGGGGTGCCTCCTCAACATCGACCTGGGCGAGCTGCCCGACGAGGACCCTCGGCTCTACGCCCTGGCGCACGTGGCCAACATCGCGTGCGGCGGACACGCGGGGGATGACGCCTCCATGCGCCACGCCTTGGCGCAATGTGAGCGGCACGGCACTCACGTCGGTGCGCACCCATCGTTCGAGGATCGCGAAGGCTTCGGGCGGCGCACGCTCGACGTCGCCCCTGACGTCCTCGGTCAGCAAGTGGCGGAGCAATGCACCCGGCTCGCGAGGCTCGCCTCCGAGCGGGGCCAGCGCGTCGCCTTCGCCAAGCCCCACGGCGCGCTCTACCACGCAGCCCACGCCACGCCGGCCATCGCTCGGGCGGTCGTCGCGGGACTCATCCGCGCGCTGGGACCGGACCTCACGCTCATCGGGCCTCCGCAGGGGGCGCTGTGGGACGCGGCGCGCGAGGCGAGCCTCGCCTATCTGCGCGAGGGCTTCGCGGACCGGGGGACGCGGCCGGACGGCTCGCTCATCCCGAGGGGCCAGCCCGGGGCCGTGCTGACGGACCTCGCGCGCGTGCGGGAGAACGCCTCGCGGCTGGCGAAGAGCGGTGCGGTCGAGACGCTGTGCGTTCACGGCGACACGCCGGGCGCGGTCACCCTGGCCACCGAGGTGCGTGCGGGACTGGATGCACTCGCGATTCGCGAGGACCCGCTGGGCGAGTGCGCGCTGCGACTGACGCTCCCGGAGGGGCTGGACGGAGGACGGGCACAGGAGACCCTGCGCGCCCTGCCTCACGTGGTGGATTGCGTCCTCACCGAGGACCACGTCAGCGTGTACTTCGCTCCCGACGCGCCTCCGGAGGAGCCTCGGCTCGTCCTCGCGCGCTTGCGCTTGCTGCCCGCGGTCGAGCAGCCCCATCCGCGCGTCACCCTGCGCGTGCGCTACGACGGCCCCGACCTGGCGAAGGTGGCGGAGCACGGCGGGTTGACGGTGGACGAGGTGGCGCGACGGCACGCGGCGCGCGAGTACACCGTCCGATGCGTGGGCTTCCTGCCAGGGTTCGCCTACCTGGGCGAAGTGGACCCAAGCATCGCGTGCCCGCGACTGGCCTCGCCTCGCGCGCGAGTGCCGGCGCTCTCGGTGGGCATCGCGGGAGCGCGCACGGGCGTCTACCCCTTCACGTCCCCCGGGGGATGGAACCTGGTGGGGACCGCGCTGGACTTCACGGCCTTCGACTCGGAGCGGGGCGCGGTGCTGCGGCCCGGAGACCGGGTGCGCTTCGAGCAGGTGGATGCATGA
- a CDS encoding ABC transporter permease subunit (The N-terminal region of this protein, as described by TIGR01726, is a three transmembrane segment that identifies a subfamily of ABC transporter permease subunits, which specificities that include histidine, arginine, glutamine, glutamate, L-cystine (sic), the opines (in Agrobacterium) octopine and nopaline, etc.): MHPRFLRFRPSVAGLAFLGLIWGLVLAPGCGRKEAPSAPGDFRGRTLRIGTDATYPPFESVHDGELVGFDVELGNLVGEELGAKVEWTNTSFDGVFPALLAGKFDLVMSAVTITPERQERLAFSDPYYTAGQRVAARQDDLSITGIESLRGKVAGIQINTTAALVLQKLPDVQVRQYPSIDLALQDLLNGNLAGVVGDSPTLRYFIHHGFKGLRTTGDLLTEEHYGIVMRPDDPALRTAVNAALKRLRDNGRFAALEEKYFGVAAQQAKPALTGVPWGSVARRLVRGMALTLGLTALALLAGLPLGLGVALGRRAKPKVLAWLCAGYVEVLRGTPLLVQIIFIYYALPQLLGVDLAPFLAAVLALTLNSAAYVAEIFRAGIASVDPGQSEAARALGMSSAQAMRFVILPQAVRNVLPPLTNEGIALLKDSSLVSIIGMAELTRSGQELASQLAAPLAIWPLVAVFYLLATLPLTRLAAALERRLQNQR, encoded by the coding sequence ATGCACCCGCGCTTCCTCCGCTTCCGACCCTCCGTTGCCGGGCTGGCCTTCCTCGGACTCATCTGGGGGCTCGTGCTCGCCCCGGGCTGTGGGCGCAAGGAGGCACCCTCCGCCCCGGGGGACTTCCGTGGGCGCACGCTGCGCATCGGCACGGACGCCACCTATCCGCCCTTTGAGTCGGTGCACGACGGGGAGCTGGTCGGCTTCGACGTGGAGCTGGGCAACCTGGTGGGCGAGGAGCTGGGCGCCAAGGTCGAGTGGACGAACACCTCGTTCGACGGTGTCTTCCCCGCGCTGCTCGCCGGCAAGTTCGACCTGGTGATGTCCGCCGTCACCATCACCCCGGAGCGGCAGGAGCGTCTGGCCTTTTCGGATCCGTATTACACGGCCGGCCAGCGGGTGGCCGCGCGCCAGGATGACCTGAGCATCACTGGCATCGAGAGCCTGCGCGGCAAGGTCGCGGGCATCCAGATCAACACCACCGCCGCGCTGGTGCTCCAGAAGCTCCCGGACGTGCAGGTGCGCCAGTACCCGAGCATCGACCTGGCGCTGCAGGACCTGCTCAACGGCAACCTCGCGGGCGTGGTGGGGGACTCGCCGACGCTGCGCTACTTCATCCACCACGGCTTCAAGGGCCTGCGCACCACCGGGGACCTGCTCACCGAGGAGCACTACGGAATCGTGATGCGGCCGGACGACCCGGCCCTGCGCACGGCGGTGAACGCGGCGCTGAAGCGGCTGCGCGACAATGGTCGGTTCGCCGCGCTGGAGGAGAAGTACTTCGGAGTCGCGGCGCAGCAGGCCAAGCCAGCGCTGACGGGCGTGCCTTGGGGCAGCGTGGCGCGTCGGCTGGTGCGGGGCATGGCGCTGACGCTGGGGCTCACCGCGCTGGCGCTCCTGGCCGGTCTGCCTTTGGGGCTGGGCGTGGCGCTGGGGCGGCGCGCGAAGCCGAAGGTGCTGGCGTGGCTGTGCGCGGGCTATGTCGAGGTGCTGCGCGGGACGCCGCTGCTCGTGCAGATCATCTTCATCTACTACGCGCTGCCGCAGCTGCTCGGGGTGGACCTGGCGCCGTTCCTGGCGGCGGTGCTGGCGCTGACGCTCAACAGCGCGGCCTATGTGGCGGAGATCTTCCGCGCGGGCATCGCGTCGGTGGACCCGGGGCAGTCCGAGGCCGCGCGCGCGTTGGGCATGAGCTCCGCGCAGGCCATGCGCTTCGTCATCCTCCCGCAGGCGGTGCGCAACGTGCTGCCGCCGCTGACGAACGAGGGCATCGCGCTGCTGAAGGACTCGTCGCTGGTGTCCATCATCGGCATGGCGGAGCTGACGCGCTCGGGGCAGGAGCTGGCCAGCCAGCTCGCGGCGCCGTTGGCCATCTGGCCGCTGGTGGCGGTGTTCTATCTCCTGGCCACGTTGCCGCTGACACGGCTGGCCGCGGCGCTGGAACGGCGCCTCCAAAATCAACGCTGA
- a CDS encoding serine acetyltransferase has translation MEDPHARLVAALLDARQRHCFPPDVRKAAPEFVGQVLGLLFPHFADRLECSAAAVRRDVTTVEASLHRLLDLLEPHYPRTEPSLPARFMAGLPDTYAWLQQDAQAIFDADPAARSVDEVILTYPGFLAIAIYRVAHALHGLGFPLLPRLLTEHAHQRTGVDIHPGAVIGRRFVIDHGTGVVIGETTLIGDNVKLYQGVTLGALMVEKALANKKRHPTIEDGVVVYANATILGGETVVGQGSIIAGNAWLTQSVPRNSIVTRRSEVRPRNGDSGLDELDYHI, from the coding sequence ATGGAAGACCCTCACGCAAGACTGGTAGCGGCCCTGTTGGATGCGAGGCAGCGCCACTGCTTTCCCCCGGACGTGCGCAAGGCGGCGCCGGAGTTCGTCGGGCAGGTGCTGGGCTTGTTGTTCCCGCACTTCGCGGACCGGCTGGAGTGCAGCGCCGCGGCGGTTCGGCGTGACGTCACCACCGTGGAAGCCAGCCTGCACCGGCTGTTGGACCTGCTGGAGCCGCACTATCCGCGCACGGAGCCGTCGCTCCCGGCGCGCTTCATGGCGGGACTGCCGGACACGTACGCGTGGCTCCAGCAGGACGCGCAGGCCATCTTCGACGCGGACCCCGCCGCGCGCAGCGTGGACGAGGTCATCCTCACGTATCCGGGCTTCCTCGCCATCGCCATCTACCGCGTGGCGCACGCGCTCCACGGCCTGGGCTTCCCGCTGCTGCCGCGGCTGCTCACCGAGCACGCGCATCAGCGCACGGGCGTGGACATCCACCCGGGGGCGGTCATCGGGCGGCGCTTCGTCATCGACCACGGCACGGGCGTGGTCATCGGCGAGACGACGCTGATTGGCGACAACGTGAAGCTCTACCAGGGCGTCACCCTGGGCGCGCTGATGGTGGAGAAGGCCCTGGCGAACAAGAAGCGCCACCCGACCATCGAGGACGGCGTGGTGGTGTACGCCAACGCCACCATCCTCGGCGGCGAGACGGTGGTGGGCCAGGGCAGCATCATCGCCGGCAACGCGTGGCTCACGCAGAGCGTGCCGCGCAACTCCATCGTCACCCGACGCAGCGAGGTCCGCCCGCGCAACGGCGACAGCGGACTCGATGAGCTGGACTACCACATTTGA
- a CDS encoding cytochrome c — protein sequence MRRDVLAAVLSTLVLLSGCAGTVHAPYPPIRADTSPQALVRGADIFHASCEACHRGGDRDTASGAPLRELPSYMGRFHSANLTADPVGGIGAAKDEELARAIRYAVSRDGRLMVMPSYGMGDADLAAVLGFLRSEDPLFRADPKPAPACEFSFVGGIGFRFITGNTPAERPASGIPVPPKGPTLEYGRYMAHEVYDCASCHTDGFSPDKTKGDDAFSGGMAFVDPEGRKVYSSNLTFDATGLANWTLADFTRALRDGLAPDGSALRSPMPRFRALDEAEARALYDYLRTLAPKKNNVDGARPRLTATSVRAAWVNPDTGAGDQSAETQLDTAAEAAVAEALPTPAAPPPTTTPTATPSVGSTPPPATTLASGQVNPVVRKPRPVLTPAKVDAAKLFVQYGCSSCHAPGARYHDRLAHAAHRSDLELVKWVRNPEKYLPGTPMPTYAELIDERTALALVRWVKAGGPSTLATPR from the coding sequence ATGCGCCGCGACGTGCTGGCTGCCGTGCTGTCGACCCTCGTGCTGCTCTCGGGATGCGCGGGCACCGTCCACGCGCCCTACCCGCCCATCCGCGCGGACACGTCTCCCCAGGCGCTCGTGCGCGGCGCCGACATCTTCCACGCGAGCTGTGAGGCCTGTCATCGCGGCGGAGACCGAGACACCGCCTCGGGCGCGCCCTTGCGCGAGCTGCCCTCGTACATGGGCCGCTTCCACTCGGCCAACCTGACCGCGGATCCGGTGGGCGGCATTGGCGCGGCGAAGGACGAGGAGCTGGCGCGCGCCATCCGCTACGCGGTGAGTCGCGACGGGCGCCTCATGGTGATGCCCAGCTACGGCATGGGCGACGCGGACCTCGCGGCGGTGCTGGGCTTCCTGCGCTCGGAGGACCCGCTGTTCCGAGCGGATCCAAAGCCCGCGCCCGCGTGCGAGTTCAGCTTCGTGGGCGGCATCGGCTTCCGCTTCATCACCGGCAACACCCCCGCGGAGCGCCCCGCCTCCGGCATCCCCGTGCCCCCCAAGGGGCCCACGCTGGAGTACGGCCGCTACATGGCCCACGAGGTCTACGACTGCGCCTCGTGCCACACGGACGGCTTCAGCCCCGACAAGACGAAAGGCGACGACGCCTTCTCGGGCGGCATGGCCTTCGTGGACCCCGAGGGCCGCAAGGTCTACTCCAGCAACCTCACGTTCGATGCCACAGGCCTCGCGAACTGGACGCTCGCGGACTTCACCCGCGCGCTGCGCGACGGGCTCGCGCCGGATGGCTCGGCGCTGCGCTCCCCCATGCCGCGCTTCCGCGCCCTCGATGAAGCCGAGGCCCGGGCGCTCTACGACTACCTGCGCACCCTGGCTCCGAAGAAGAACAACGTGGACGGCGCGCGCCCCCGCCTCACCGCCACCAGCGTCCGCGCGGCCTGGGTGAATCCCGACACGGGCGCGGGCGACCAGAGCGCGGAGACCCAGCTCGACACCGCCGCCGAGGCCGCCGTCGCCGAGGCCCTTCCGACACCTGCTGCGCCTCCTCCGACGACCACACCCACGGCGACGCCCTCGGTCGGCTCGACGCCCCCTCCCGCGACCACGCTGGCCAGCGGGCAGGTGAATCCCGTGGTGCGCAAGCCGAGGCCCGTGCTGACGCCCGCGAAGGTGGACGCGGCGAAGCTGTTCGTCCAGTACGGGTGCTCGAGCTGCCATGCGCCCGGGGCGCGCTACCACGACCGGCTCGCGCACGCGGCCCACCGCTCGGACCTGGAGCTGGTGAAGTGGGTGCGCAACCCGGAGAAGTACCTGCCGGGCACGCCCATGCCCACCTACGCCGAGCTGATTGACGAGCGCACCGCGCTGGCCCTCGTTCGGTGGGTGAAGGCCGGTGGCCCCTCGACCCTGGCGACGCCGCGCTGA
- the cysK gene encoding cysteine synthase A, which translates to MKADSILQTIGNTPHVRIQRLFPSRVTVHMKLERANPGGSIKDRIALAMIEDAEKRGILNKDSVIIEPTSGNTGIGLAMVAAVKGYKLVLVMPESMSIERRRLMAAYGATFELTPRAQGMKGAIARANELVAQVPNAWMPQQFENAANIEVHQRTTAQEILNDFPDGLDYLITGVGTGGHITGVAEVLKKRWPKLKVFAVEPVKSPVISGGAPGPHPIQGIGAGFIPKNLHTEVLDGTIQVAEEDAFTFTRRSAREEGIFVGISSGASLSAVNQKLGEMPDGSRVLCFCYDTGERYLSIDSLFPAQ; encoded by the coding sequence ATGAAAGCCGACTCCATCCTGCAGACCATCGGCAACACGCCGCATGTGCGCATCCAGCGGCTGTTCCCCTCTCGCGTCACCGTCCACATGAAGCTGGAGCGCGCCAACCCGGGCGGCAGCATCAAGGACCGCATCGCCCTGGCGATGATTGAAGACGCGGAGAAGCGCGGCATCCTCAACAAGGACAGCGTCATCATCGAGCCCACCAGCGGCAACACCGGCATCGGGCTGGCCATGGTGGCCGCGGTGAAGGGCTACAAGCTGGTGCTCGTCATGCCCGAGTCCATGAGCATCGAGCGCCGCCGCCTCATGGCCGCCTACGGCGCCACCTTCGAGCTGACCCCGCGCGCGCAGGGCATGAAGGGCGCCATCGCGCGCGCCAATGAGCTGGTGGCCCAGGTGCCCAACGCGTGGATGCCCCAGCAGTTCGAGAACGCGGCCAACATCGAGGTGCACCAGCGCACCACCGCGCAGGAGATCCTCAACGACTTCCCGGACGGGCTGGACTACCTCATCACCGGCGTGGGCACGGGTGGCCACATCACCGGCGTCGCCGAGGTGCTCAAGAAGCGCTGGCCCAAGCTCAAGGTGTTCGCGGTGGAGCCCGTGAAGTCCCCCGTCATCAGCGGCGGCGCGCCGGGCCCGCACCCCATCCAGGGCATTGGCGCGGGCTTCATCCCCAAGAACCTGCACACGGAAGTGCTCGACGGCACCATCCAGGTGGCCGAGGAGGACGCGTTCACCTTCACGCGCCGCTCCGCGCGCGAGGAGGGCATCTTCGTGGGCATCTCCTCGGGCGCCTCGCTGTCCGCGGTGAACCAGAAGCTGGGCGAGATGCCGGACGGCAGCCGCGTGCTGTGCTTCTGCTACGACACGGGCGAGCGCTACCTGTCCATCGACTCGCTCTTCCCCGCGCAATAG